One Staphylococcus simiae genomic region harbors:
- a CDS encoding cupin domain-containing protein, protein MKNAQQWIDELQLTEHPEGGYYKETVRENNNQRAPFSSIYFLLTHDNISHFHRIDADEVWYYHAGDSLTVHMITPEGDYRTAQLGPNIQNGDVLQFLVPKGTIFASSVEQQNDYCLVGCMCQPAFEFEHFELFEQQQLIDMYPHLTQIIQQYALKEK, encoded by the coding sequence ATGAAAAATGCACAACAATGGATTGATGAATTACAATTAACAGAACATCCTGAAGGTGGATACTATAAAGAGACTGTTAGAGAAAATAATAATCAAAGAGCGCCATTTAGTAGCATTTACTTTTTATTGACGCATGATAACATTTCACATTTTCATCGTATCGATGCAGATGAAGTATGGTATTATCATGCAGGTGACTCACTGACTGTGCATATGATAACACCAGAAGGCGACTATCGTACTGCTCAACTTGGTCCTAATATACAAAATGGGGATGTATTGCAATTCCTAGTACCTAAAGGAACAATATTTGCTTCATCAGTAGAGCAACAAAATGACTATTGTTTAGTAGGATGTATGTGTCAACCAGCTTTTGAGTTCGAGCATTTCGAGTTATTTGAACAACAACAATTAATTGATATGTATCCACATTTAACACAAATTATTCAACAATATGCACTAAAAGAAAAATAA
- a CDS encoding DUF402 domain-containing protein encodes MKVKYIDKRHWRRLIDREYTEVKVNNNRFKGIIGLVTMKKVREPLEVTVVGQNIVVADDNYQWLQILPEKKRYSITVMFDNNGNPLEYYFDINIKNITQKGNARTVDLCLDVLALPSGQFELVDEDDLLAAFENKQITKKQFHEAYMIAHQIMAELSEDFEQFQKKIMYCFNKINNKAQKHVTKQDEKEKHKSFKPHHFKSKAHKKSKTKQHNK; translated from the coding sequence GTGAAAGTAAAATATATAGATAAACGTCACTGGCGTCGCCTGATTGATAGAGAATATACAGAGGTAAAAGTTAATAATAATAGATTTAAGGGTATTATAGGCTTGGTCACGATGAAAAAAGTACGTGAACCTTTAGAGGTGACGGTAGTAGGACAAAATATTGTAGTTGCAGATGATAATTATCAGTGGTTACAAATTTTACCTGAAAAAAAGCGATATAGTATAACGGTCATGTTCGATAATAATGGCAACCCGCTTGAATATTATTTTGATATTAATATTAAAAATATAACTCAAAAAGGTAATGCAAGGACAGTTGATTTATGTTTAGATGTTTTAGCACTACCAAGCGGACAATTCGAATTAGTCGATGAAGATGATTTATTAGCAGCATTTGAAAATAAACAAATTACTAAAAAACAATTTCATGAAGCATATATGATTGCCCATCAAATTATGGCAGAGCTATCAGAGGATTTTGAACAATTCCAAAAGAAGATTATGTACTGTTTTAATAAAATAAATAATAAAGCCCAAAAACATGTGACCAAACAAGATGAAAAAGAAAAACATAAAAGTTTTAAACCACATCATTTTAAATCAAAAGCGCACAAAAAAAGTAAAACTAAACAGCATAATAAATGA
- a CDS encoding YebC/PmpR family DNA-binding transcriptional regulator: MGRKWNNIKEKKAQKDKNTSRIYAKFGKEIYVAAKSGEPNPESNQALRLVLERAKTYSVPNHIIEKAIDKAKGAGDENYDHLRYEGFGPSGSMLIVDALTNNVNRTASDVRAAFGKNGGNMGVSGSVAYMFDHVATFGIEGKSVDEILETLMDNDVDVKDVVDDNGLTIVYAEPDQFAQVQDALRQSGVEEFKVAEFEMLPQTDIELSEDDQATFEKLIDALEDLEDVQNVFHNVDLK; this comes from the coding sequence ATGGGTCGTAAATGGAATAACATTAAAGAAAAGAAAGCCCAAAAAGATAAAAATACTAGTAGAATATATGCCAAATTTGGTAAAGAAATATATGTAGCAGCTAAATCAGGTGAACCTAACCCTGAATCAAACCAAGCTTTAAGATTAGTTCTAGAGCGCGCAAAAACATATTCTGTACCTAATCATATTATCGAGAAAGCGATAGATAAAGCTAAAGGTGCAGGTGACGAAAATTATGATCATTTAAGATATGAAGGATTTGGCCCAAGTGGTTCAATGTTAATCGTAGATGCCTTAACTAATAATGTTAACCGTACTGCGTCTGATGTACGTGCAGCATTTGGTAAAAATGGTGGTAACATGGGTGTATCTGGTTCTGTTGCTTATATGTTTGATCATGTTGCAACTTTTGGTATCGAAGGCAAATCAGTTGATGAAATTTTAGAAACTTTAATGGACAACGATGTAGACGTAAAAGATGTAGTAGATGATAATGGCTTAACAATTGTTTATGCTGAGCCTGATCAATTTGCACAAGTTCAAGACGCACTTCGTCAATCTGGTGTTGAAGAATTTAAAGTTGCTGAATTTGAAATGTTACCACAAACTGATATTGAATTATCAGAAGATGACCAAGCAACTTTTGAAAAATTAATTGATGCATTAGAAGATTTAGAAGATGTTCAAAATGTATTCCATAATGTGGATTTGAAATAA
- a CDS encoding LysR family transcriptional regulator, with protein MKIEDYRLLITLDETKTLRKAAEILYISQPAVTQRLKAIESSFGVEIFIRTKKQLITTTEGTMIIEHAKDMLKRERLFFDKMQAHIGEVNGTISIGCSSLIGQTLLPEVLSLYNTQFPNVEIQVQVGSTEQIKANHRDYHVIITRGNKVMNLSNTHLFNDDHYFIFPKNRRAEVTKLPFIEFQADPIYINQIKQWYNDNLEQDYHATITVDQVATCKEMLISGVGVTILPEIMMKNIDREQFEFEKVEIDNEPLIRSTFMSYDPSMLQLPQIESFVNLMTNYVR; from the coding sequence ATGAAGATTGAAGATTATCGTTTACTAATAACGTTAGATGAAACTAAGACGTTACGCAAAGCTGCAGAAATTTTATATATTTCTCAACCAGCAGTAACACAGAGATTAAAAGCTATAGAGAGTTCCTTCGGTGTTGAAATCTTTATTAGAACGAAAAAACAGTTAATAACAACAACTGAAGGTACAATGATCATTGAACATGCTAAAGATATGTTAAAAAGAGAACGTTTGTTTTTCGACAAAATGCAGGCACATATTGGGGAAGTTAATGGTACAATTTCAATAGGATGTTCATCGTTAATTGGTCAAACATTATTACCAGAAGTACTGAGTTTATATAATACGCAATTTCCAAATGTAGAAATTCAAGTACAAGTAGGATCAACAGAACAAATCAAGGCGAATCATCGAGACTATCATGTCATTATCACTCGTGGTAACAAAGTGATGAATTTATCTAACACACATCTATTTAATGATGATCATTATTTTATCTTTCCCAAAAATAGAAGAGCTGAAGTAACAAAATTACCTTTTATTGAATTTCAGGCAGATCCTATTTATATTAATCAAATAAAACAATGGTATAACGATAATTTAGAACAAGATTATCATGCAACTATTACAGTTGACCAAGTGGCTACTTGTAAAGAAATGTTAATAAGTGGTGTTGGTGTAACGATTTTACCAGAAATAATGATGAAGAATATTGATAGAGAGCAATTTGAATTTGAAAAAGTAGAAATAGATAATGAACCTTTAATACGTTCAACATTTATGAGTTATGATCCTAGTATGTTACAGCTTCCACAAATAGAATCATTTGTTAATTTAATGACTAATTATGTAAGATAG
- a CDS encoding 5-methyltetrahydropteroyltriglutamate--homocysteine S-methyltransferase: protein MSLRPFRADHVGSLLRPQRLKDARVQFQQGIISKNTLTKIENEEIIKVINKQLEVGLHSITDGEFRRSWWHFDFLEHLYGVKGYLPQDGLQFEGVETRKYNVKITDKVAYNPHHPHFEHFIFLRDQLDGRAEAKVAIPSPNQLFHPNILNEQIYPNIDDFVNDIAYAYHKTLQHFYDLGARYIQIDDVYWAGLTDGTQKVRGRKRTEEEKVFARQLAYQVINKAVDGLPNDLLLTTHICRGNYQSTWAISGGYNAIAPFLFKEHIQGFFLEYDDDRSGDFEPLKHFPSKDAYAVLGLITSKNGQLEDKDQIKARIKEAQHYIPLDHICLSPQCGFASTEEGNHLTEEQQWQKLAYVVELAEEIFGTAE from the coding sequence ATGTCATTACGACCATTTAGAGCTGATCATGTAGGAAGTTTATTACGTCCACAAAGATTAAAAGATGCACGTGTACAATTTCAACAAGGAATAATAAGCAAGAATACTTTAACTAAAATTGAAAACGAAGAAATTATAAAAGTGATTAACAAGCAATTGGAAGTTGGTTTACATAGTATCACTGACGGTGAATTCAGAAGAAGTTGGTGGCACTTTGACTTTTTAGAACATTTATATGGTGTTAAAGGTTACTTACCACAAGATGGTTTACAATTTGAAGGTGTTGAAACACGTAAATATAACGTAAAAATTACAGATAAAGTAGCTTATAATCCACATCATCCTCATTTTGAACACTTTATTTTCTTAAGAGATCAATTGGATGGTCGAGCAGAAGCAAAAGTTGCCATCCCAAGTCCAAATCAACTATTTCATCCTAATATTTTAAATGAACAAATCTATCCAAATATCGATGATTTTGTAAATGACATAGCATATGCTTATCATAAAACATTGCAACATTTTTATGATTTAGGTGCAAGATACATACAAATAGATGATGTATATTGGGCTGGATTAACAGACGGCACTCAAAAAGTAAGAGGTAGGAAACGTACTGAAGAAGAAAAAGTCTTTGCACGACAATTAGCTTATCAAGTTATTAATAAAGCTGTGGATGGTTTACCTAATGATTTATTACTAACGACTCATATTTGTCGTGGCAACTATCAATCTACTTGGGCAATTTCTGGTGGTTATAATGCTATCGCTCCATTTTTATTTAAAGAACATATTCAAGGTTTCTTTTTAGAATATGATGATGATCGTTCAGGCGATTTTGAACCATTGAAGCATTTCCCTAGTAAAGACGCTTATGCTGTATTAGGATTAATTACATCTAAAAATGGGCAATTAGAAGATAAAGATCAAATTAAAGCACGAATCAAAGAAGCTCAACACTATATTCCTTTGGATCACATTTGTTTGAGTCCACAATGTGGGTTTGCATCAACAGAAGAAGGAAATCATTTAACTGAAGAACAGCAATGGCAAAAATTGGCATATGTTGTTGAACTAGCTGAAGAAATCTTTGGTACTGCTGAATAA